A single Thermoanaerobacterium sp. RBIITD DNA region contains:
- a CDS encoding pitrilysin family protein encodes MYIHKKINGIDVVSYKMPYVNSVYLGIWLKVGSRYENAEENGISHFIEHMVFKGSNKRSSKQIAEEIDNIGGQMNGFTGKESTCFYIKVFKTYIEKGIDILFDMVFNPLFDDNDIEKEKKVVNEEIYMNNDSPEDLAYDMLAETIWKGNPLSFPVLGTEGSVKSFKRETIIEYYNKNYIKENIVISIAGNFDDSIFNTIREKTENIKSLNINRNLYKPLWNKGVAIKNKEFEQINICLSMPGIKYSFDDIYTLSIISNAFGGGMSSRLFQKIREEKGLVYSIYSFPSIYVDTGAFTIFASMSYDNLKEVYDLVIEEICDIREKGFSNDEINKFKEQLRIGILMDMDSISSRMSGLGKSMLLLGKVYTLDDILNKINAITNEEVNSLAKNLFQIEKLSISLVGKINEKKIGWLKIG; translated from the coding sequence ATGTATATACATAAGAAGATAAATGGAATTGATGTTGTATCATATAAAATGCCTTATGTTAATTCAGTCTATCTTGGGATATGGTTAAAAGTAGGATCGAGGTATGAAAATGCAGAAGAAAATGGTATTTCACATTTTATAGAACACATGGTTTTTAAAGGTTCCAATAAGAGAAGTTCCAAACAAATAGCAGAAGAAATCGACAATATCGGTGGCCAGATGAATGGTTTTACAGGAAAGGAAAGTACGTGCTTTTACATAAAAGTATTTAAAACATATATTGAAAAGGGCATTGATATCCTTTTTGATATGGTTTTTAATCCATTGTTTGATGATAATGACATTGAAAAAGAGAAAAAGGTAGTAAACGAAGAAATATATATGAATAATGATTCACCTGAAGACCTCGCATATGATATGCTGGCAGAAACTATATGGAAGGGTAACCCCTTATCATTTCCTGTACTTGGTACAGAAGGTAGTGTTAAATCTTTTAAAAGAGAAACTATCATAGAATATTATAATAAAAACTATATAAAGGAAAATATAGTTATTTCAATTGCAGGAAACTTTGATGATTCAATATTTAATACAATTAGGGAAAAGACTGAAAACATAAAATCACTTAATATTAATAGAAACTTATATAAACCTTTATGGAATAAAGGAGTAGCTATAAAAAATAAAGAATTTGAACAAATAAATATTTGTTTAAGTATGCCAGGGATTAAATATTCTTTTGATGATATCTACACATTATCAATTATAAGCAATGCATTTGGAGGTGGTATGAGTTCACGGTTGTTTCAAAAAATACGTGAAGAAAAGGGACTTGTATATTCAATATATTCTTTTCCATCAATATATGTTGATACAGGTGCGTTTACTATTTTTGCAAGTATGTCATATGACAATTTAAAAGAAGTTTATGATTTAGTAATAGAAGAGATATGTGATATAAGAGAAAAAGGTTTTTCAAATGATGAAATAAATAAATTTAAAGAGCAATTGAGAATAGGAATTTTAATGGATATGGACAGTATTAGTAGCAGGATGTCTGGACTCGGAAAGTCCATGCTTCTGCTTGGGAAAGTATATACACTTGATGATATTTTAAATAAAATTAATGCAATTACAAATGAAGAAGTAAATAGCCTTGCTAAAAATTTATTTCAGATAGAAAAACTTAGTATCTCATTAGTTGGAAAAATAAATGAAAAAAAGATAGGATGGTTAAAAATTGGATAA
- a CDS encoding polyribonucleotide nucleotidyltransferase: MERVFEMDLAGRKLTVQTGKLAQLANGSALVRYGDTVVLVTACASKEPREGVDFFPLSVDYEERLYSVGKIPGGFIKREGKPTEKAILTSRLIDRPIRPLFPHGYRNDVQVIATVLSVDPEVQPEIVAMIGSSIALSISDIPFNGPTGSVSVAFVDGKFIINPDLKTREKSSLHLTVSGTKDAIMMVEAGANEIPEEVMLDAIMYAHEYIKKIVEFIEGIVKEVGVPKSEVILHEIDGDLENLVREYATEKIYNALRTEEKKERNDNIDKVEEEVLEHFKDEYPDNLADIDEVLYTITKEQMRKMITDEKIRVDGRGLDDIRPITCDVGILPRTHGSAVFTRGQTQVLTVATLGPLGDIQILDGLGDEESKRYMHHYNFPPFSVGETRPLRGPGRREIGHGALAERALEPMIPSEEEFPYTIRLVSEVLSSNGSTSQASVCGSTLALMDAGVPIKSPVAGVAMGLIKEGDSVSVLTDIQGIEDFLGDMDFKVAGTERGITAIQMDIKIAGIGREILSTALEKARKGRLFILNKMLETIKEPKKELSPYAPRIIRLNVDPDKIRDIIGAGGKTINKIIADTGVKIDIEDDGRVFISSVDLKAGEKAKMMIEAITKDVEAGAIYLGKVTRIVSFGAFVEIAPGKEGLVHISKLAKKHVNKVEDVVKVGDEILVKVTEIDKQGRIKLSRKDALPEENEKEE; the protein is encoded by the coding sequence ATGGAAAGAGTATTTGAAATGGATCTTGCGGGCAGAAAATTAACAGTTCAAACAGGAAAACTTGCACAATTAGCAAATGGTAGTGCACTTGTCAGGTATGGTGATACCGTTGTGTTAGTTACAGCCTGTGCCTCAAAAGAGCCAAGGGAAGGTGTTGATTTCTTTCCTTTAAGTGTAGATTATGAAGAAAGATTATACTCTGTAGGTAAAATACCTGGTGGTTTTATAAAAAGAGAGGGAAAACCGACAGAGAAAGCTATACTAACTTCTAGACTAATAGATAGACCGATAAGACCATTATTCCCACATGGATACAGAAATGATGTTCAAGTTATAGCAACAGTTTTGTCAGTTGATCCAGAAGTTCAACCTGAAATAGTAGCTATGATTGGTTCGTCTATTGCATTATCTATATCTGATATACCTTTTAATGGGCCGACAGGGTCTGTATCTGTCGCATTTGTAGATGGGAAATTTATAATAAATCCTGATCTTAAAACTAGAGAAAAAAGTTCACTTCACTTAACCGTCTCTGGTACAAAAGATGCGATAATGATGGTTGAAGCTGGTGCAAATGAAATACCAGAAGAAGTGATGTTAGATGCTATTATGTATGCACATGAGTACATAAAAAAAATAGTAGAATTTATCGAAGGAATAGTTAAAGAAGTGGGAGTACCAAAATCCGAAGTTATTTTACATGAAATAGATGGTGATCTTGAAAATCTTGTCAGAGAATATGCAACAGAAAAGATATACAATGCGTTAAGAACTGAGGAAAAGAAAGAAAGAAATGATAATATCGATAAAGTAGAAGAAGAGGTTTTGGAGCATTTTAAAGACGAGTATCCAGATAATCTTGCAGATATAGACGAAGTTTTATATACTATAACAAAAGAACAAATGAGAAAGATGATTACAGACGAAAAAATTAGAGTTGATGGAAGAGGACTTGATGATATTAGACCAATAACTTGTGATGTAGGTATTCTTCCAAGAACACATGGCTCTGCAGTTTTTACGCGTGGACAAACACAGGTTTTGACTGTTGCTACATTAGGTCCACTCGGAGATATACAGATACTGGATGGGCTAGGTGATGAAGAGTCAAAAAGGTATATGCACCACTATAATTTCCCTCCATTTAGTGTTGGCGAAACAAGACCATTAAGAGGACCGGGGAGAAGAGAAATCGGGCATGGTGCACTTGCAGAAAGGGCATTAGAACCGATGATTCCATCAGAAGAAGAATTCCCTTATACTATAAGACTTGTTTCTGAAGTATTAAGTTCAAACGGCTCAACATCTCAAGCTAGTGTATGTGGTAGTACTTTAGCACTGATGGATGCTGGTGTACCCATTAAATCACCTGTTGCAGGAGTAGCAATGGGACTTATAAAAGAAGGAGATTCTGTTTCAGTGCTTACAGATATTCAAGGTATAGAAGACTTTCTTGGTGATATGGACTTTAAAGTAGCCGGTACTGAAAGGGGCATAACAGCTATACAAATGGATATAAAGATAGCTGGTATAGGTCGAGAGATTCTATCAACGGCGTTAGAAAAGGCAAGAAAGGGTAGGCTTTTTATACTAAATAAAATGTTAGAAACCATTAAAGAACCAAAGAAAGAGCTTTCACCATATGCTCCAAGGATAATAAGATTAAATGTAGATCCAGATAAAATTAGAGATATCATTGGTGCTGGCGGTAAAACAATCAATAAAATAATTGCTGATACTGGTGTTAAAATAGATATTGAAGATGATGGGCGAGTATTTATCTCCTCAGTAGACTTAAAAGCCGGTGAAAAAGCAAAAATGATGATTGAGGCAATTACAAAGGATGTCGAAGCTGGAGCTATATACCTCGGAAAAGTTACTAGAATTGTTTCATTTGGTGCATTCGTTGAAATTGCTCCAGGTAAAGAAGGCCTTGTGCATATTTCAAAGCTTGCTAAAAAACATGTTAATAAAGTCGAGGATGTAGTAAAAGTTGGTGACGAAATTTTAGTAAAAGTAACAGAAATAGATAAACAAGGACGAATAAAATTATCAAGAAAAGATGCTTTACCTGAAGAAAACGAAAAAGAAGAATAA
- the truB gene encoding tRNA pseudouridine(55) synthase TruB, with product MDGFLNVLKPPGMTSHDVVAFLRKKLNIKKIGHLGTLDPGAAGVLPISIGKATRLSQYIFDLKKSYRAEITFGFSTDTLDKYGNIVEVTPVRQFTNDILENVIKKFEGNILQIPPIYSAKKINGKKLYEYARAGKEINIKPSTINIYEIKVLSYEIPYKLLIDVKCSKGTYIRALVRDICKSLSVAGYMSMLIRTSVGLFNIDNSYTLEDIKLDNYKLLDMDSILSLPSVYLDYIDSKKIMHGQCIENKYLFNTEKIVKLYNSDKMFIGIGNIRNSKIYVERLLFGAEE from the coding sequence GTGGACGGCTTTTTGAATGTACTAAAGCCGCCCGGGATGACGTCACATGATGTAGTGGCCTTTTTGCGTAAAAAACTTAATATTAAAAAAATTGGCCACCTTGGAACCCTTGATCCAGGAGCTGCAGGGGTATTGCCTATTTCTATAGGGAAAGCTACAAGGTTATCTCAATACATATTTGATTTAAAAAAATCTTATAGAGCTGAGATAACTTTTGGATTTTCTACGGATACACTTGATAAGTACGGTAATATTGTTGAAGTAACACCAGTACGTCAATTTACAAATGATATATTAGAGAATGTAATTAAAAAATTTGAAGGAAATATATTACAGATTCCTCCGATATACTCTGCAAAAAAAATTAATGGGAAAAAATTATATGAATATGCAAGAGCTGGTAAAGAAATAAATATTAAGCCATCAACAATAAATATATATGAAATTAAAGTTTTATCTTATGAAATCCCGTATAAATTATTAATTGATGTTAAGTGCTCAAAGGGAACATATATAAGAGCTCTCGTAAGAGATATTTGCAAAAGTTTATCAGTAGCAGGTTATATGTCAATGTTAATCAGAACAAGTGTTGGCTTATTTAATATTGATAATTCATATACATTAGAAGATATTAAATTAGATAATTATAAACTTCTTGATATGGATAGTATTTTGTCTTTACCTTCTGTTTATTTGGACTATATAGATTCTAAAAAAATAATGCATGGACAGTGTATAGAAAATAAATATTTATTTAATACTGAAAAAATTGTAAAATTATATAATAGCGATAAAATGTTTATAGGTATTGGCAATATCAGAAATTCAAAAATTTATGTTGAAAGATTATTATTTGGAGCTGAGGAGTAA
- a CDS encoding polysaccharide deacetylase family protein, with protein MKIYYIKYPKKSIIIIIAIIIIAIILLSLLVNRAITTFNVNDPIYKGDTNDKKIAFACNVAWGNEYIPKMLNIFKENNIKITFFFEGQWAEKNPDIVKKIATDGHEIASHGYTHVKYTQWSKDKYAEDIKKSGDILEKICGVKPKLFAPPYGDFNDDVVKTAEGLDYKVILWSLDTIDWSNPGINNIIDRVVKKAHNGAIVLMHPTKGTVEALPTMIKELKEKGYVITNISDILK; from the coding sequence ATGAAGATATACTATATAAAATATCCTAAAAAATCAATCATTATAATAATTGCTATAATTATTATTGCAATAATTTTATTAAGTTTATTAGTTAATAGAGCCATAACAACATTTAATGTAAATGATCCGATATATAAAGGAGATACTAATGATAAGAAGATAGCCTTTGCATGTAATGTTGCATGGGGAAATGAATATATACCAAAAATGCTTAATATATTTAAAGAGAACAATATTAAAATAACTTTTTTCTTTGAAGGACAATGGGCAGAGAAAAACCCTGATATAGTTAAAAAAATAGCTACAGATGGGCATGAAATTGCTAGCCACGGATATACACATGTTAAATATACACAGTGGAGTAAGGATAAATATGCTGAAGACATTAAAAAATCAGGTGATATATTAGAGAAAATATGTGGTGTCAAACCAAAACTTTTTGCTCCACCTTATGGCGATTTTAATGATGATGTTGTAAAAACCGCCGAAGGATTAGACTATAAAGTTATACTTTGGAGTCTTGATACAATTGATTGGAGCAATCCCGGAATAAATAATATTATTGATAGAGTTGTAAAAAAGGCCCACAACGGTGCGATAGTTTTAATGCATCCGACTAAAGGTACTGTAGAAGCATTGCCTACAATGATTAAAGAATTAAAAGAAAAGGGTTATGTCATAACAAATATTTCAGATATATTAAAATAA
- the dut gene encoding dUTP diphosphatase, protein MIKRTNDAKDLPLPQYMSSGAAGMDLYAKVDDTVVIKPGEIKLIDTGIMIQLPEGYEAQIRPRSGLALKYGITMLNSPGTIDSDYRGEIKLILINHGKENFKIERGLRIAQMVINKVEIPRIVEVSELNDTERGTSGFGHTGL, encoded by the coding sequence ATGATAAAAAGAACAAATGATGCTAAAGATTTGCCATTACCACAATATATGAGCAGTGGTGCAGCTGGAATGGACTTATATGCAAAAGTTGACGATACTGTAGTTATAAAACCTGGTGAAATAAAATTAATTGATACTGGTATAATGATTCAATTGCCAGAGGGATATGAAGCACAGATTCGTCCAAGAAGTGGACTTGCATTAAAATACGGAATAACAATGCTAAATTCACCAGGTACAATTGATTCAGACTATAGAGGTGAAATAAAATTAATATTGATAAATCATGGAAAAGAGAATTTTAAAATTGAAAGAGGTTTAAGAATTGCTCAAATGGTTATAAACAAAGTCGAAATCCCTAGAATTGTAGAAGTTTCAGAACTTAATGATACTGAAAGAGGAACATCTGGATTTGGTCATACTGGTTTATAA
- a CDS encoding ATP-dependent Clp protease proteolytic subunit: MSSTQIMPSVQQNIQNFGQTNIPNYESSIHCLPIIGQIEGHLILPPQNKTTKYEHIIPQLVAIEENPQIKGLLILLNTVGGDVEAGLAIAEMISSLSKPTVSIVLGGGHSIGVPLAVSSNYSFIVPSATMTIHPIRITGLVIGVPQTFDYFNKMQDRIVEFVIRNSRIKRDVFMNLMLKIGELANDVGTILVGKETVDYGLIDEVGGVSEAIKKLQQLIDKKNN; encoded by the coding sequence ATGAGTTCAACACAAATAATGCCATCGGTACAACAAAATATACAAAATTTTGGGCAGACAAATATACCAAATTATGAAAGTAGTATTCATTGCCTTCCAATTATAGGACAGATTGAAGGACATCTTATTCTGCCACCGCAAAATAAAACGACGAAATATGAACATATAATACCGCAATTAGTAGCGATTGAAGAAAATCCTCAAATAAAAGGATTATTAATACTACTAAATACCGTGGGTGGTGATGTTGAAGCGGGATTAGCCATTGCTGAAATGATATCAAGCTTATCTAAACCAACAGTATCGATAGTTTTGGGGGGGGGACATAGTATAGGCGTTCCACTTGCCGTTTCTTCAAATTATTCTTTTATTGTTCCAAGTGCTACAATGACTATACACCCTATAAGAATAACGGGACTCGTCATTGGTGTGCCACAGACATTTGATTACTTTAATAAAATGCAAGATAGGATTGTTGAATTTGTTATTAGAAATTCGAGAATTAAAAGAGATGTATTTATGAATCTTATGCTAAAGATCGGAGAACTTGCAAATGATGTTGGAACAATATTAGTAGGGAAGGAAACTGTTGACTATGGATTAATTGATGAGGTAGGAGGTGTTTCAGAAGCTATTAAAAAACTTCAACAATTAATTGATAAGAAAAATAATTAA
- the rbfA gene encoding 30S ribosome-binding factor RbfA, giving the protein MHYRSGRLSEEIKREISKMIFEEIKDPRISSMTSVTDIEVSKDLRYAKIFISVYGSTEDKTNTIDGLKSATGFIRHELGKRIKLRYTPELMFELDNSIEYGAHISEILKDLGDQGGEHK; this is encoded by the coding sequence GTGCATTACAGAAGTGGTAGGCTATCAGAAGAGATAAAAAGAGAAATAAGCAAAATGATTTTTGAAGAAATAAAGGACCCGAGAATAAGTAGTATGACCAGTGTAACAGATATTGAAGTATCAAAAGATTTGAGATATGCGAAAATATTTATAAGTGTATATGGAAGTACTGAAGATAAGACGAATACAATAGATGGCCTTAAAAGTGCTACTGGTTTTATCAGGCATGAACTTGGGAAAAGAATTAAATTGAGATACACACCTGAATTAATGTTCGAATTAGATAATTCAATAGAATATGGAGCGCATATATCAGAGATTTTAAAGGATTTAGGTGATCAAGGAGGTGAGCATAAATGA
- a CDS encoding YlmC/YmxH family sporulation protein has translation MRLSEFGYKEIVNLNDGKRLGLIEDSDLIIDENTGEINSIIVYEAKGSLFRNKLNYIEIPWEFIKKIGNDMIIVEMETEKNRRYL, from the coding sequence TTGAGATTAAGTGAATTCGGCTATAAAGAAATTGTTAATTTAAATGATGGTAAGCGGCTCGGTCTCATAGAAGATTCGGATCTTATCATAGATGAAAATACAGGTGAAATTAATTCAATAATTGTTTACGAAGCAAAAGGGTCATTATTTAGAAACAAACTTAATTATATTGAAATACCCTGGGAATTTATTAAAAAAATAGGTAATGACATGATTATAGTTGAAATGGAAACAGAAAAGAACAGAAGATATTTATAA
- the rpsO gene encoding 30S ribosomal protein S15, with protein sequence MLNKEKKNEIIEQNRIHERDTGSPEVQIALLTERINTLNEHLKVHKKDHHSRRGLLKMVGQRRGLLNYLMNKDIDRYRAIVDKLDLRK encoded by the coding sequence ATGCTAAATAAAGAAAAAAAGAATGAAATCATAGAACAAAACAGAATTCATGAAAGAGATACAGGTTCCCCTGAAGTACAAATTGCTTTACTTACCGAAAGAATTAATACATTGAATGAGCATTTAAAAGTTCACAAAAAAGATCATCATTCAAGACGTGGACTGCTTAAGATGGTTGGTCAAAGAAGAGGATTGTTAAACTATCTGATGAATAAAGATATCGACAGGTACCGTGCCATCGTTGATAAATTAGATTTAAGAAAATAG
- a CDS encoding bifunctional oligoribonuclease/PAP phosphatase NrnA, which produces MILNDMIDGIKKANDMIIVTHISPDGDGLGCVTAMYKAMIKINKNVNVFIDDKLPDIYRFLPYIEKITKPFDKKADLLFIIDCADENRMGNAKELLKTIPISINIDHHISNTLYATMNYVDTNAASSAEIIYQIIKMLGIDIDSDIAKCLYTGIVTDTGSFMYSSTTSFTHEVAGDLINNGVSVSEISDKIFHNIKFNKLKLIGKILNKIELYENNKIAYMEIKNEDFIETGTDLTDVENIINYGRDIDSVEVAVLLVENNDEVKGSLRSKNYINVNKIAKEFNGGGHVRASGFTINGKLSNIKEQILKAIKNELNEGY; this is translated from the coding sequence ATGATATTAAATGATATGATAGATGGTATAAAAAAAGCAAATGATATGATAATCGTAACACATATTTCACCTGATGGTGATGGATTAGGATGTGTTACAGCCATGTACAAAGCGATGATAAAAATAAATAAAAATGTCAATGTTTTTATAGATGATAAATTACCCGATATATATCGATTTTTACCATATATAGAAAAGATAACTAAGCCATTCGATAAAAAGGCTGACCTTCTTTTTATAATTGATTGTGCTGATGAAAATAGGATGGGTAATGCGAAAGAATTATTAAAAACAATACCTATTTCAATAAATATTGATCACCATATTTCAAATACACTATATGCTACAATGAACTATGTTGATACAAATGCTGCATCATCTGCAGAAATTATATATCAGATAATTAAAATGCTTGGTATTGATATTGATAGCGATATTGCGAAATGCCTTTACACAGGTATTGTAACAGATACAGGAAGTTTTATGTACAGTTCAACAACATCATTTACACATGAAGTAGCTGGTGATTTAATAAACAATGGCGTATCAGTTAGTGAAATATCAGATAAAATATTTCATAACATCAAATTTAATAAACTTAAATTGATAGGAAAGATTTTAAATAAAATAGAACTATATGAAAATAATAAAATTGCCTACATGGAAATTAAAAATGAGGATTTTATAGAGACAGGCACAGATTTAACTGATGTGGAGAATATTATTAATTATGGAAGGGATATAGATAGTGTAGAAGTTGCTGTATTGCTAGTTGAAAATAATGATGAAGTAAAAGGTAGCCTAAGATCAAAAAATTATATCAATGTTAATAAGATAGCCAAAGAATTTAATGGTGGCGGACATGTAAGGGCATCAGGCTTTACTATAAATGGTAAATTAAGTAATATTAAAGAGCAAATTTTAAAAGCAATAAAAAATGAATTGAATGAGGGGTATTAG
- a CDS encoding bifunctional riboflavin kinase/FAD synthetase, whose product MLILDENNINLYNDKKAIALGNFDGVHLGHQALIKRAIELSRINNILSSVFTFKQHTMKIICPDRMPQLLTTNRKKEEELSKFSLNYAIFFDFNKNFSMLSPEEFIKNILIDKLNMKIAIVGEDYKFGYKAKGDVNLLKDLSTKYNYDVDIIEPVKVNEMIVSSSYIRELIKDGNIEEANKCLGRYFSLEGYVKSGRKVGRKLGFPTANINIPRDFILPLNGVYVTRVKVSNNYFLGITNVGINPTFGMSNISVETYIIDFCEDIYNFFIEIEFVKRIRDEIKFNNTENLIKQMEKDYLFAKDYKDILHY is encoded by the coding sequence TTGTTAATACTAGATGAAAATAATATAAATCTTTATAATGATAAAAAAGCTATCGCACTTGGCAATTTCGATGGAGTGCATCTTGGCCATCAGGCTCTAATTAAAAGAGCTATTGAATTGTCAAGGATAAACAATATATTAAGTTCAGTTTTTACATTTAAACAGCATACTATGAAAATAATATGTCCCGATAGGATGCCACAACTTTTAACAACTAACAGAAAAAAAGAAGAGGAGTTATCTAAATTTTCATTAAATTATGCTATATTTTTCGATTTTAATAAAAATTTTTCAATGCTATCACCGGAAGAATTTATTAAAAATATACTTATTGATAAATTAAATATGAAGATTGCAATAGTAGGTGAAGATTATAAGTTTGGATATAAAGCCAAAGGCGATGTAAATTTACTTAAAGATTTATCTACGAAATATAATTATGATGTTGACATAATAGAACCCGTTAAAGTAAATGAAATGATAGTGAGTAGTAGTTATATAAGAGAATTGATTAAAGATGGAAATATTGAAGAAGCTAATAAATGTTTAGGACGCTATTTTAGCCTAGAAGGCTACGTTAAAAGTGGAAGAAAAGTTGGGAGGAAGCTTGGATTTCCAACTGCAAATATAAACATTCCCAGGGATTTTATATTGCCACTTAACGGAGTATATGTGACAAGAGTAAAAGTTTCAAACAATTATTTTTTAGGGATAACAAATGTTGGTATTAATCCTACATTTGGAATGAGCAACATATCAGTTGAAACATATATTATAGATTTTTGTGAAGATATTTATAACTTTTTTATAGAAATAGAATTTGTTAAGAGAATAAGAGATGAAATAAAATTTAATAATACTGAGAATCTTATTAAACAGATGGAAAAAGATTATTTATTTGCAAAGGATTATAAAGATATTTTACATTATTAA
- the dapG gene encoding aspartate kinase, protein MNDLLRFLLYRIERVVFTNILVQKFGGTSVSTNERRNMAVSKVVNAIEEGFMPVVVVSAIGRSGDPYATDTLINFAKSINKDIPRRELDILMSCGEVISSVIFANTLIGKGYKAKVFTGGQAGIITDDNFGSADIIRVEPKYILDSINQNIIPVIAGFQGMTIDGDITTLGRGGSDTTAALLGEALKAYAVEIYTDVDGIMTADPRIVTNAHILKKISYNEVFQMAEQGAKVIHPRAVEIAMRGNVPLIIKNTMTDSPGTIITQYNNAYSNIYETDNLVTGIANMNNRVQVIMEVDSDDKDIFEKIAESKISIDLINIFPDKKIFTISESDLQKLEELLKSNIIKYNIRKNCSKVSIIGNKIRGVPGVMSRIIKALSKNGIEIYQTADSHNTISCLVSQDKADKAIKILHDEFKLENYN, encoded by the coding sequence TTGAATGATCTATTACGCTTTTTATTATACAGAATTGAAAGGGTGGTTTTTACGAATATTTTAGTACAAAAATTTGGTGGAACATCAGTATCAACAAATGAAAGAAGAAACATGGCTGTATCCAAAGTAGTAAATGCTATTGAGGAAGGTTTTATGCCTGTAGTCGTAGTTTCAGCAATAGGAAGAAGTGGTGACCCATATGCAACAGATACTCTAATTAATTTTGCAAAATCTATAAATAAAGATATTCCGCGAAGAGAACTTGATATTTTGATGTCTTGTGGTGAGGTTATATCAAGCGTAATATTTGCAAATACATTAATAGGTAAGGGATATAAGGCTAAAGTTTTTACAGGTGGACAAGCAGGAATAATAACAGATGATAATTTTGGAAGTGCAGATATAATAAGGGTTGAACCAAAATATATTCTTGACTCTATAAATCAAAACATAATACCAGTCATTGCCGGATTTCAAGGAATGACTATAGATGGTGATATTACAACACTTGGAAGGGGGGGAAGTGATACTACAGCAGCATTACTTGGAGAAGCATTAAAAGCATATGCAGTTGAAATCTATACAGATGTAGACGGGATTATGACTGCAGATCCAAGAATTGTTACAAATGCCCACATATTAAAGAAGATAAGCTATAATGAAGTTTTCCAAATGGCAGAACAAGGCGCAAAAGTCATACATCCAAGAGCCGTGGAAATAGCTATGAGGGGTAATGTCCCTTTAATAATAAAAAATACGATGACAGATAGTCCTGGTACTATAATTACACAATACAATAACGCATACAGCAACATTTATGAAACGGATAATCTTGTTACAGGTATTGCAAATATGAATAATAGAGTACAAGTAATTATGGAAGTAGATTCAGATGACAAAGATATATTTGAAAAAATTGCTGAAAGTAAAATAAGCATAGATCTTATAAATATATTTCCTGATAAAAAGATTTTTACTATATCAGAATCAGATTTACAAAAATTAGAAGAATTATTAAAAAGTAATATTATTAAATATAACATAAGAAAAAATTGCAGCAAAGTTTCTATAATAGGCAATAAAATACGTGGTGTACCAGGAGTCATGTCAAGGATAATTAAAGCATTATCTAAAAACGGTATTGAGATATATCAAACAGCCGACTCACACAACACAATATCATGCCTTGTAAGCCAAGATAAAGCTGATAAAGCTATTAAAATTTTACATGATGAATTCAAACTTGAAAATTACAATTAG